In the Gloeocapsa sp. DLM2.Bin57 genome, TTGGGAATCTGAAGGCAAAATTAAGTCAATTAAAACACCTGCAGGACACAGGAGATATGCGATCGCCGAAATCGAAAAAACATTACAACCCCAATCAGTTACAACTGTTCTCTATTGTAGAGTCTCAACCTCATCTCAACGAGACGATCTTACGAGACAGATTGATTTCCTACGTCAACACTATCCGGAAGGAGAAGTCATATCAGACATTGGCTCAGGACTCAATTTCAGGCGAACTGGATTTATCACCGTTTTGGAACGCATTGTCACAAAAGATATCAGACGTCTTGTGGTTGCCTATCCTGACCGACTCGTTAGATTCGGGTTCGAAATGGTCAAATGGCTCTGCGAATACTTTGAATGCGAACTCGTGGTTCTCTATGAC is a window encoding:
- a CDS encoding IS607 family transposase, with the translated sequence MKYLTPKEAALALSVSVSSLRRWESEGKIKSIKTPAGHRRYAIAEIEKTLQPQSVTTVLYCRVSTSSQRDDLTRQIDFLRQHYPEGEVISDIGSGLNFRRTGFITVLERIVTKDIRRLVVAYPDRLVRFGFEMVKWLCEYFECELVVLYDTKLSPEQELYLI